Below is a genomic region from Medicago truncatula cultivar Jemalong A17 chromosome 3, MtrunA17r5.0-ANR, whole genome shotgun sequence.
CAAAGGGGATTTGTCAGCTAAATGTGTATGTGTATCAGTTCTCTTCCAAATAATATGTGACTCTCTTCTGCTAAGCCTTGTAACTATAGCCTCATTTGGGATGCCTTCCAACTGTATCTTTATTGCTTCAAAAAATGGACCGATCAATCTCAAACTCAGCAACCCCCATTTTGTCATCCATGCTGAATATTTTTCAGATACTGCAGGGTCATGTTTAGAATATTTCGTCTCAAATTATTTCCCATTTCTGAATATTCAGATAGTATTAATTATAAGTTTTCAACAATATTCGTATTTAtttataggctaaaatatggttttagtccctgcaaatatgtctcgttttggttttagttccagtaaaaaaaaaattgtttttggtccctgcaaaattttttgtttttgaaaatagtctctggccccacttttgtgatgatttgcatacgtgacacattatagctgaaccaattttgtagtttttggtccctgcaaatttttttgtttttaaaaaaggtccctgcaaatttattttttttgaaagtagtccctccagggactatttttttcacaaggaccaaaaacaatttttttttcacatggactaaaaccaaaatgaggcatatttgcagtgactaaaaccatatttgagCCTTATTTATATCTCAGCAAATATACACTAATTAGTCCTTCCACCAAATTCATATTACAATAAGGACAACTTAGTCTTTAATTAACTGCAGATTTGATCTTCCATAGGCATAGAGAGTAACAAAGCTATGCTTTAATTATTACAACAAACCCCACAATTGATATCTTGTACTCTTCTTTTGAATTATAATGAAATGGTAATGAGATTCAattgttcaaattttgattcATCAATTTACCTCATCGTATAATTGTACAATTTTCTTGATTACTTGAAAATGTTAAATAGGTTTGGATCTCATCCCAAAAACTAGCTCAAATGATGAAGATACTCAAGCATATTTATACACTCAACAGCCCAAGAACCTGAGCAATGTAGGACACATATCAGACTAAAAATAACTTCAAAACCAACTTCAACGGaaacaacatatattaattaaacaacATGCCTAAGCCTAACAAAAGCATAAGATATGCTGATGAAAGACAAACCATGAACATACATCATTATTGAAATTTGGATGGAGATTAAGAAACCCAATTATTTTAGTCGGAAACAAAGACCGCTACTTATTTAAAGTAGTACATAAATGCATAATATCGATATTAAGCAGGAAGAGACATCTTCAAGAAGTCTTTTTCGAATTTCAAGCTAGAGGCCATCTTGAATGCGTTTACTGCTTCAGAGACAGAGGGGAAACACAAGCCATATTGAAGATTAGGAAAACGAGCACAATAATTGCCACTACCCTTTTTTGTGCATTCAGCATGAGACCAACATAACTTAGGTGGTTCCTCAACCTTCTTCTTAAGCTCTGCATATGAACGAGGATCATAACATTCATACATAGGAACAACTGGATGCCAAGTTAACGCGCAGACACAATCGCCATTACATCCATAATCCGGATTGCAAGGAACACGGAAACAAAATGCTGCTTCAACTTTCTTCATTGGGAATATCActgtaaatgataaagctaatTAACGTTTGAACAACATACACTTAGTCCTATAgaggtgtccgtgcttcatagctcttttttatatctttttatttttcgttatcgtttatatatattttaaaagagTCGAACACAATTCAAACCTTCTAATTCTGGTgtttttttcaccttcaaaatTGGCATTAGACCAAAgtctctgaagttttacttaaCTGTGTCAGAGAATAAATcataaggctttgtttgggagtttggagggaaaGAGAAtggagggctttggggggttggaaaaatatagaaaaatggacaaaaaatttacattttttgaaagagcagttttttagagaatgataaactaatacttatgattaatatacttttaattttaagaatattataacaagatagattgaatttgaaaaattcatataaaccctctgtaaccccccaaaaccctcccccaatacaatttttgagtttccCCAGATGagggaaattttttattatgagtaaaaaattaacctccaaagccctctcctcccaatgtcttctatttcttccacttgctccttccttttttcgaaaccctcccctcccctcccctccaaattcccaaacaaagcctaaggaaAATATGACTTCCTCTACTACCTCCGTTTCCATAAATGATTCCAAAATGATTCATATATGTCTAGACTACATATGACCAGTAGTGATGTAGAATAGTTGGCTTGATGGAAAAACAAACTATACAGTATCTGCATATACATGCCACACATTACTACAAAACTAGTGACGTAAATTAGTGACAGAAAAAATAAATCCCTAACCAATTTTGTCCTTGCAAAATTAAGTAATTTAATTAGAGaggaattttatgtttttcatctCTTAATTTTCCTAGATAATTTTTGCTTTTTAGAGACCTATGACGTGGCTTCAAAGTTGAAAGATAtacttaataaattaatatttaggaCAGTGGATAATTAATAATTGGGAGTAGATTCCGATTAATTTTTCTCatgatttcaaaaaaataagtagAAATGCATGGTATATATAGGTGAGAAAGATCATTGAAATACATACAGAATGCGGCAAGCATAAAGACAGCAAAAGGAGCAAGCTTAACATAAGTCATTGTTCTATCAAAAGAAAGAACCAGCTAcaaaatactattgtttgttaATTATGAGCTCAACTTTGTATTGCACTAGTTCATTTCTTGCATTCAACAATTTATAgacaaaataaaagttaattgcttataaaaaaaataaataaataattcagaAGCGAGGGACACGACGTTAATTgcttatgaaataaataaataaaaaataattggtcCCCTCTCATCAAAGAAAATCTTCTATCTGCTTATCTATAATTTAGGGTAGAAAAAACACAAGCTTCTATGTGGTTGATAGTAGTTTTGCGTATAAGGCATCTATCCTCAATGGTGCTGCACCATCCGGTAAATGAGCACAATAATTACCACTACCCTTTTATGTGCATTCAGCATGAGACCAACATAAGTTAGGTTGTTCCTCAACCTTCTTCTTAAGCTCTGCAGATGAACGAGGAGGACCACATATATATTGAGGAACAACTGGATGCCAAACGTACTCGCAGACACAATTGCCAGTACATCTAAATGCATAATCGCAAGGAACACTGAAACATATAGCTGCTTCAACTTTCTTCATTGGAAATATCACTATAAATGATAAAGCTAATTAAGGTTTGAACAACATACACATACCATTATtaacattattataaaaataaaattagtgaccaattttaaatttaaaaaaaaaaactgaaatttatTACTTCCATCGCTAAATTTAGTAGAAAATGATTTCATATTTTCCCTCACTTAAATTTTGTggataatttaattattctcagCCGAGGACAGAAGCAAAAGCATATACAATCCTTTTTGTAGACAACTTGTTGTTGTATATATCTTTAGATTGAGATTAGGAAGTCTTATCGGTTGAGGCACGGAAATCTTGGACAAGGTTGTCTTAGTGTCGTTGTAATCAGAATTTAATTACAGTGTTCAAATCTCTTGGAAGTGCAGGGTGAACCACGATAAACACTATGTGTTGTCTCTTTCTCGTATCTTTGTGTTGTCTCTTTTtcgtatctttttatttttcactatCGTTTATATGTGTTTTAAAAGATATTTCAAAAAGAGTCAAACACAATTCAAACCTCCTAATTCTGgtatttttctcaccttcaattggcatcagagcaAGGTCTCTGAAGTTTTACTACTTAACCGTGTAAGAAAAATCCTAAGAAAAACAATAttcgtatttatttatatctCAACAAACATACACTAATTTGTCCTTCCATCAAATTCATATTACATTAAGGACAACTTAGTCAAAAAAACTGCTTTACTTTAATTAACTGCGGATTTGATCTTCCATAGGCATAGAACGTAACAAAGCTATGCTTTAATTATTACAACAAACCCCACAATTGTTATCTTGTACTCTTCTTTTGAATTATAATGAAATGGTAATGAGATTCAattgttcaaattttgattcATCAATTTACCTCATTGTATTATTGTACAATTTTCTTGATTACTTGAAAATGTTAAATAGGCTTGGATCTCATCCCAAAAGTTAGCTCAAATGATGAGGGTACTCAAGCATATTTATACATCCAACAGCCTAAGAACTTGAGCGATATAGGA
It encodes:
- the LOC25489261 gene encoding albumin-1, producing MTYVKLAPFAVFMLAAFLIFPMKKVEAAFCFRVPCNPDYGCNGDCVCALTWHPVVPMYECYDPRSYAELKKKVEEPPKLCWSHAECTKKGSGNYCARFPNLQYGLCFPSVSEAVNAFKMASSLKFEKDFLKMSLPA